In Agelaius phoeniceus isolate bAgePho1 chromosome 33, bAgePho1.hap1, whole genome shotgun sequence, the DNA window tagaGAGATGAAAGCTCAATTCGAGCTTCACCTGGCCACTTCTGTAAAAAGTAATAAAGAAAAGTTTTTATAAATAAACTAATAGCAAAAGGAGGAATAAGGAGAATCTCTACTCGATAGTGGATGCAGTGGGGAACAGAGTaactaaagataaggaaaaggctgagctgATTAACAGCTTGTGTATTTCAATTTTCAACAATAAGACAGGtagtcctcaggacaagtgttttCCTGAGctgtagatgggcacagggagcagaacagcccccctataatccaggaggaagcagctggggacctgctgagccactcagatgctcacaggtgtctctgggagcagatgggatccttcccagggggatgagggagctgtggatgagctccccaagctgctctccatcatttaccatcagtcctggctcagcagggaggtcccagagcactggaggtgccaatGTGAGCCCGTCCCcaagaagggctggaaggaggagctggggaactccaggcctgtcagcctgacctgggtgcccggcaaggttatggaacagatcaccttgagtgccatcacagggcacccacaggatggcccagggatcagagccagccagcgtggatttcaaTCTCTGCACTGATGATCTGCATGAGGGGACTGAGTCCAGCATCAGCAAatctgcagatgacaccaagctgggtgtgagtgtggatctgctggagggtaggagggctctgcagagggacctggacaggctggatccagggcccaaatccaacaaggtgagattgaacaagaccaagtgctgggtcctgcactttggccacaacaactcCTGCAgcgctacaggctggggacagaggggctggagagcagccaggcagaaagggacctggggacactgatggacagcaggctggacatgaggcagcagtgtgcccaggtgggcaagaaggccaatggctcctggcctggatcaggaatggtgtggccagcaggagcagggcagggatttttcccctgtactgagcactggtgaggccacaccttgagtgctgtgtccagttctgggcccccaatttaggaaggccatggaggggctggagcgtgtccagagaagggcaacaaggctggggaggggtctggaacacaagtcctgtgaggagcggctgagggagctggggttgtttatcctggaaaagaggaggctcagggagacAAGGTGGTGTCAGGGctcaggttggacttgatgatctccaaggttttttccaaccttgctgattctgtgattctctggaaccacccttggagcaggtgcaggaggagccctgggcctcctcttcagcagctccagcagcccaggtccctcagcttctcctggcagccccaaagcccatcctatcagtcctgcagagcctctgcagcccctcctcactgcccagaacagggagccccagagccagacacagcagccccaatgtgcccccctggcctggggtgcctctggcaagggagcagcagcaggcactgcaggagcctgcagacaattcctgcagcacttgtaggatgatcctgctgcccaagggacgttcccatggggccaagtcaggaactgcaatggagagtggggccagagaggaaagggcaaacagggatgggctgtttgcaggggaggggacagtgaTGGGAAATAGGAAGAAATCTGGatcaggaagaggaaagaaagcaaaggtgaagccaaggaaatgctcagggcagtttgggggtggctgccaggcagccctggctctgagcaacagcgtctgcagtggcacaggaaactcccagctgatgggaacaaactttctggctgagtgcagaggccaggacaaagctgagtggtttccctggtgtcgcccagcccttgctggccccaggggctgatggcatttgtgctccctcaggttcatgtccccacagcaacagcatgggggtgctgcccctgctgtgtgcaatgcaaacaggggctgctgagccagtgctgccgtgtctgtgcctgcaaggatggggcacctgtgtgagctgggggagaggccagggctgcagaggggggatgttgttggcagctgcatgaggaggctctgggacgctgccctgggctgtgcagtgcactggggatggatcagcccctgctctgctgctccttcccatctgccccagggcccttgcagagccccagccatgctgtttgcccccagcctgcccacggccagcctggggctgctcacgggggtttctgtgctgagcattggcctggccgtgctcttgagagagcctgggcaaggagcctggagcccccagggcctggcctgaggcgtcagcgctgccccagcagtgcccatggcctgtccctgctgcagccccggcactgccacccccagggctgtgcccggccccgagagcactcaggccctgcagcaacaccagggccaccagggcagcggggcagggccacggcagcagcactggcaacaccaagtgctgctgctgctgctgggcacagctgctgggccagcactgatctgccccagctctgcacacagacattgctgctgcagctccagagaagggaacaaaaGGGGCATCTCTGGTGAAAACTCTGcagggagatcctttagttcatttaaagccactgagagcacagcccctcattgacacagtcagTGGGTCACAGtaaaggtggagagaaacaaaatgataAAGGGCAGAAAAAATGACTTTGCTTTGTGGACAATATTAAAAAcgaaaacaataaaaaagaagcttcaaaataaaatgaacaaGTACTatcaaggatttttttattttacaaatgaCTTGCATAAATTGCCCAGCACTTTATTgttcctgaaagcatccagtgATCAgtgtccacactgcagccttgagctcctggttcctcaggctgtagatgagggggttcagggctggaggcaccaccgagtacagaactgacagggccagatccagggatggggaggagatggagtgGGGCTTCAGGTGGGCAAAAATGGcagtgctgacaaacagggagaccacggccaggtgagggaggcaggtggaaaaggctttgtgccgtccctgctcagaggggatcctcagcacagccctgaagatctgcacataggagaaaacaatgaacacaaaacatccAGAAGTTAAACAGGCAATAATAGTAAGAAGCCCAAGTTCTCTGAGTttggagtgtgagcaggagagcttgaggatctggggcacctcacagaagaactggcccagggcgtTGCCAtgacacaggggcagggaaaatgtattggctgtgtgcagcagagcattgagaaaggcactggcccaggcagctgctgccatgtgggcacaagctctgctgcccaggagggtcctgtagtgcaggggtttgcagatggacacgtagcggtcgtagctcatgatggtcaggagggaaaactctgctgacataaagaaaaaaaaaaagaaaacctgtgcagcacatgctgagtaggagatgtccctggtgttccagagggaattgtgcatggctttggggacagtggtgcagatggagcccaggtcagcgagggccaggttgagcaggaagaagaacatgggcgtgtgcaggtggtggccgcaggctacggcgctgatgatgaggccgttgcccaggagggcagccagggagatgcccagcaagaggcagaagtgcaggagctgcagctgccgcgtgtctgccaatgccagcaggaggaagtgcctgatggagctgctgctgctgttggacattccTTCACTCTGGCCATGGTGGACTGTTGAAAGAACAAATTAACAAGCTGAGACAGGTTTCACTGAGTCCATCCTATGCTCTTTTATTAGGAATCCCTTCAAAATTATTTATCgtgttttaaaggaaatttgctaaatttctttattttgattTCTGGTTTCTGCTCCTTCTGACTTACTGCTTTATCTTCAGCATTGCTCTCAGCCTTAGTACTGGGGACACCTGACGGAAAAGagggctcccagtgccccagtGCAGTCAGACCTGCTCGTCCCACACAGGTGCCCTTTGTTCATTTTACCTCTCTCTATTTCAGCATGATCACTCTTAAATCTTTCTTGAAAAAGAAGTGGACTTTGTGAATTCTCCAGATTAAAACTAATATTCTCCAaacccttctctctttccctgtgcagcaggacaGGATAGGATACCAAGGGTTGGTCTGGCTCTCTGCTGCCGGCAGTTgtgcctgctgggagctgtttctCTCTATCcaagccttgtccctgccagcgctgccagagcccagcccagccctgggggctcagccctgccctgcagacccctcccagcacagggcactgcccaggggcatctccctggcagcagggccttAAGGGCAGGCCAGACAAACAGAGATGCTGCGAGCCaacgtgct includes these proteins:
- the LOC129131951 gene encoding olfactory receptor 14J1-like codes for the protein MLKIKHAVACGHHLHTPMFFFLLNLALADLGSICTTVPKAMHNSLWNTRDISYSACAAQVFFFFFFMSAEFSLLTIMSYDRYVSICKPLHYRTLLGSRACAHMAAAAWASAFLNALLHTANTFSLPLCHGNALGQFFCEVPQILKLSCSHSKLRELGLLTIIACLTSGCFVFIVFSYVQIFRAVLRIPSEQGRHKAFSTCLPHLAVVSLFVSTAIFAHLKPHSISSPSLDLALSVLYSVVPPALNPLIYSLRNQELKAAVWTLITGCFQEQ